The genomic stretch AACATCTCTTCCCATGAAGGATTGAAGTAGAGAGTTTCCTGCCAGACTGATAGGGCTAAAGAGAGTTTGTTCAACTTCAATGGCACTTCAGTTCCGTTCACGATGACAGAAGTCGGTTTTACTCTCGGAAGGCCCTCGACTTTAATCGCAGATTTCGTCTCGTTCTTATAAACGATGATCGAAGCATCGAAATCGTTGACGGCACTTATGTACGCAGTCTTGTTTCCTCTGGGGTCGATGACAATGTCGGTCAGGATAGAAGCTGGACGGAGGAGTTCACGGGAGAACTCGAACTCAGACACCAGTTCACGTTTCTTGATGTCAAAGATCACCAACTTAGGAGGACATTTGTTGTCTGGCTCGCCGAACTCACGAAGTTCCTCGATGGTACCTGAGTCAGCGACCCACAGAAATCCATCAGGGTCTATCTCTATAGCTTGGACGTTCTGGAGGGAATTGCAGTCACCCACCTCTTGGAAAGACCACGATGGGAAAGGCTGGAGTCTTGGAGAAGCGCTGTTGCTCATCGGTACAGAAGACACTGTCACTAGAGTAGCAGGTACGCCGGATTTAGACCTCGGAAGAGTTAAGAAAGCGGTTTCCTCCCAAATCTTAATATTCTGGATTATATTATTCTTCGGATTGTACATCCTCCTAGCATATGCCTCAAATTTCGCTTGGGAGTTTTGCCACTCAAAGTCCAACTTGAACCATTCGTAGACCACTCGGAACTCCTCGACTGCCGCGCCACACGAGGCAACCACCAGCAACACCAGTACACCACACGACCTCATGGTAGCCGCCGCTTGACTGCCGGCTGGCCGCAACAATGCCTTGCTCCAGGCCCACCAACCATATTCCCGCTCGTGGTGAAATTCCCTCACATCTAGTGTTTACAAATCGCTGCcataaacaaacaatttcaaccTTCATAATGgcatttcaatttgttttatctATATTCTAAGTAAATAGCACAAACTAAcgcaaacttaatatttattcagCTAAGAATATCTATAACCCATAAATACctaatacaaaatgttacaagATTCAATTGAGTCTAAATAAAGCGAAATATCAAAACATgtcaaagtaaatattattaaactgtacaAGTGATACAAAATGGCAAACCGAGTTTAAATTTGTTAAGGATTCGGCctgaagtttgttttatttacgcAAATGTGTTTGCCaccttttgtattatttaaggGATTTAATAGATTCCATCTAAAAATATTCTGaagcaaaaaatacaaaaaactgaAATTCTATTATTGTATCTTGATTTTATCCCAAAcgataaataaatcaaataaaatattctattaatattctaaataataatattacatgcgtctaaatataatttaaacgttttttgaGTATCAAATAGTAAAGTACAAAAGATTATAAGGTGTTTTCTGAAAACATATATCGAAAAATCCACagaaaagtttaacattgttcttatggaaaTCTATAATTAAAACGGACGCTAGTACAGCTAGCTCTTAACATTTATACCCCCTAAAACCCGGCTTATAAggcattaatattataaactgtgTCTAATAAAGCTAAATTGTTTggtttactgttataaaatattggttttagagGATAGGCTATACTTTGCATATTACTTCATATCTATTGCTGATTTTAAATCTAAGCAGCTACATCatgcaatttatatttcttagtGAAGAAATCGAACTGCTCgtacaatattgaaaatatatcaatTCACATAAAAATTGTGTTGATTTAGATACCTTCATAGGCATAATCAGGATTGAGTGAGAAGAGGTAAAGATTACAGCAAAGTTTAGTGGTATGGAATATCACAAGGACGAAGGAAAAGCCCGGGAATGCTTTTAAAGAGAAGCAGAAGAGTGTTGACATCTCGATGACTTCTACAGTTTGGTAGTTACGGTAAATGATTTCTTGGATGTCCGTCAAGAGTTTGTCCAGTTCTAAAGATTAACAACCCTCTGCCTCAGGCGCGAGTTCTTTGTTGTATGTTTCTCTGGTTCACTGTCAAATTGTTGATGTCCTCGTCTTAACGGTCTTCAAGTTTCCATAAAATCGCTTATTTACCCTTAAAGTTGATAGAGATCTACGTGTTCATTTTCAGCTGTTAACAGAACAAGTTGGGAGTTCACTTCTTACTTCAGGAGACCGCAGTTTTGAGCCAAGTCGTCTAGTCGTTAGAAGGTAAAGGCGGGGTGTAAAATTATGGACAGTTTTCTCACTGAAAGTGACCCCTGTTGCTTTATCTGAGAGATCAAATTATTCTTTTAGAACACTTGGCAGTCCACGTAATATTGTAATAAGAAGCGCCAAACtgtgtctaattttaaattatatactaccAGTAGGctacttaataaataatgaatattacattattattatacaaatttatatctaAATGACATATCAACCTACTAAAAGCAATAATTTAAGTTCATAACGAATAAATTTATgaggcaaataaaataataaactagtgTTGTGTGGTGTAGTAGTtgattttgaaatagttttgcTGGAACAGTGTATTAATATAACCTGCAATGTGCAGTCGATTATAAGAACGCATGTAGTATTGTTAATTGTGGTTATATAAATTGTAGGCGTACCAAAATTGCGGCATCAGCTACAGTTATTGGTAGACTGCCGATAGGTGGCATAACAGGATGAGCGGAAAAATATAAGCCAATGTAATCTTTAAAACATACATTGCATTTGATTTGGTAACTAATGTTTTTAGATTCACTGGGTGGATTTTCAGATATTCTGTATGGTATTTGCTCCACACTTAATTCTCTAAAAATACGAATGACTGGACAAGGGTATTCATATAGACATAAAAAAGGCAGAGCAAAATGTACTGGCACAATTTAAATCCAGTCACAAAAATATCGCAATATAAATAACCgaagaaccatggaacaagctcatcaataaaatctaaatttccaaGTGGTCTAATTTTAATAGACTTAGCCAACAAAGTCTATCTTAAATAATCAAATCAAAAGGAAAGAACAGATTTGGTCTCATTGatactttacttatttatatctattaccagcggttacccgcggcttcgcacgcaatttcggaGGCTTTGCACATGTTTGAGCATTTCTcgttcgagtgaattatacttCCAATATCGATGTTGAATTTGCCTTGATCCAagaaaatatgtctaaaagtgtatatttatggccgtTGTAATTTACTCAGGTCCTAGTATTTTTGTATCAttgttgattttgtcttgtttccccgatcaagaaaataggCTATATTATATAGAGTGAGACAGACCACCCGTCCTGTCCTCGACATATAGTGGttgaaccgagaaacctaccttcttcGTTTTAACCAAAATTCCCAATTTCGACCCCAAAGAATtcgggaaaataatttttaacacagcaaaggtgccatatatatatatatatatatatatatatatatatatatatatatatatatggggggAGAGgtcgttttttatattttcatgagaAGATTGAGCCGTAAttcattttaaaggtttattcacACTGATAATTTgggaaagtttaaatttatttcgctTCTTGTACACAGGGTGGTCAAAAATGTCAAAGTTAAAATGTCCAggtttttttaacctttttgacaAAGTTTGGGAGAAATGATAAGAGATGTTAATCATGTCTTatcagattttatatattttggttagtCAGTCAGTTTTGTGTTGTTCATGAAGATGTGTTTTGTCATTCAAATATGCCATTTCTCGATGAAAGCATTCTTTGTTAGGTGAATTTTTACAGAAGTACACAGCTGCTGCTGCTCTGTACGCTCAACGTTACCCGGACcgtaaacatatttgtaaaagaCTTGCTAGTCATATTCAtgaaactgaaaatgtaaaaCCGGATCACAACAAAGAGAAACAGCTTACTAGACCTGTAAGGGATGATTAGGCACTAGACGTTTTAGGCTGCGGTTCAGCTCAATCAACATCTCATCTACAGGAGTGGCTACCGATGCAGGAATTAGCCAATGATCAGTACTCAGGATCCTTAAGGACAATAAAATGGACCCATACCGGATTTCATTGCATCAAGAACTGCATGGAGATGAATGACCTTCTAAGAATAAACTTTTTTGTAGCCTcatgaatatgaatatttttagcAAGGTTTTATGGTACAACGAAGCATCCATCCTGTatagaagagaaaaataaatttaaactttttcaaaatgatCAGTGAATTTATCACTTAAAAATGGTAAATTCTATACCTTTAAATGAGGTATGGCTCGATCTACCTTATATTTGAACATCTTTCAAAAATGACCCCTTACCACCCTGTTCCCAAAGTGACGTTTTGGGGTacttttaagtgttaaaaataattttcctgaaTTCTTTGGGATCAAAATATGGGGATTTTCTTTAAGGCGAAGAAGATGGGTTTCTCAGTTCAGCTGCTGGCTATAAATCGTGGGTGGTGGTCTGCCTTACTTCTGTTTACATACATAGGTCAGAAACCTACTTTtgttaaaagacaactaagatgggatttaaatttgtagtaagagtgaatagtaactttgtcttttatatagaCGCATTACAGTACTAATCAATCACTGCATacctaatatttgctaaaatgtacagttaaaagtatattttactacaatatttcagtttcttatctgaatattattttaatctgcGGCCAATAGCGGTTatagaaaatgttgaaataagaaatgttgttactatcaagcttactatGCACTTTGaagttaatgtaaacaaattgaaaactgtGGTTATATTAATTagatggttgtgctgtcataaaacaatgtttacacagaacggttgattatatttaacatactctttcaaaatatttgtttactgcaatgcaactttagaaaccaagagGGAtgttttcacaactttagagaccaagtgGGGTGTAGTCCgaagggattttcaaaataaaataagccTATATCATAACTGAAGACTAAACGAATGagcatataaaatttcagtatgatTGGtcaagtagtttttacgtgattgagaaACACATGCACGAACACAAACATACatataaacacaaacacacagacagGCTAGTCACCATTAGATATGTACGTAATACAGTAgcatagataatttattattacctgACCGATTATATTCTTGCTGAAATATTCtagttttcaattattattactatattctGATTGAAttctgaatattataatataaagttttaaattaaaaaacactggGTTTCTTATATTAACCATATAATTTTGTTCTTAAGCAAACTGAATGGTTTCctacattaaaaagaaattaatgtatGATTCGTTTTCTGATTGATATATTTCAAGTACCTAACATTTCCACTGTTattttgaatacagtttaccTATTACCTCAACATTGTAAACGTAAATTTCCGAGctcaaacaataaaatgaattattttacgaCATAGTCATCGTTCTTACAACTTAAATTCGAACCTACAAATAGTTATAGTATACTTTTAGACCGTTGCACTGGCTACGGGTATAgaaatttactgatttattttacaCCAAATAATGAGTTAAAACATATTGTGATTTATCATGTTTTGGATTCATAggctaagttttaaaatagttgttactCAAGGCTTTGCATGTTATTTCTTATTAAGTCATGGGCATATCCTTTCTAAATGCCATATCAGCAAATACACCTGCGGTCATTGGAAGATATACCCATCTCCTGATCCCCTTTAGGAAAACTGAACTTGAAGTTTAAAAGACTATatccaattattaaaatataggtgtaattaaattgcaaattcagaaatttgtgtttatatttttttacttttattgaattGTTAACAAAGGTTAGGATTAGTTAGTTTGATACAGTTGTTGATAAAATTGACATTGAAAGAGcagaaaataaattgataaatacaaatactgtttTTTTGTTAATCACATAAAGAGGCTTTTTC from Homalodisca vitripennis isolate AUS2020 chromosome 2, UT_GWSS_2.1, whole genome shotgun sequence encodes the following:
- the LOC124354419 gene encoding protein yellow-like, translating into MRSCGVLVLLVVASCGAAVEEFRVVYEWFKLDFEWQNSQAKFEAYARRMYNPKNNIIQNIKIWEETAFLTLPRSKSGVPATLVTVSSVPMSNSASPRLQPFPSWSFQEVGDCNSLQNVQAIEIDPDGFLWVADSGTIEELREFGEPDNKCPPKLVIFDIKKRELVSEFEFSRELLRPASILTDIVIDPRGNKTAYISAVNDFDASIIVYKNETKSAIKVEGLPRVKPTSVIVNGTEVPLKLNKLSLALSVWQETLYFNPSWEEMLYSVKVQDLQSDVSSFIKPIGSLQGLSYALILDSKQNLYYTILEKDSLGKWNTSRRFEDFSRIITEDNSFLQFPSSFAFDASENLWVLSNRFQTYLNGDVNLEVPNFRLIRAYTRSNSYMYAPQPASSAKSIASTACFVILLVLVALR